The following proteins come from a genomic window of Maribacter sp. HTCC2170:
- a CDS encoding glycogen/starch synthase, producing MNGKKILFVSSELVPYLPENEVSLMSYETPRMVNSNGGQIRIFMPRYGNINERRHQLHEVIRLSGMNLVINDMDMPLIIKVASIPKERIQVYFIDNEEYFKRKATFADVDGNFFEDNDQRAIFFAKGVVETVKKLNWSPDIIHVHGWMASLLPLYLKKYYADEPLFGDSKIVTSVYGQGFEGELDKGMVKKIAFDGVPEESISVLNTPNYNNLLKVAVDFSDAVILAAEEIPEELENHISNLEKPVLSYVPLQGFEEAYVNFYNTEVLK from the coding sequence ATGAATGGTAAAAAGATATTGTTTGTATCTTCAGAATTAGTCCCCTACCTCCCAGAGAATGAAGTTTCCCTAATGTCATACGAAACCCCGCGAATGGTCAACAGCAATGGTGGCCAGATTAGGATTTTTATGCCAAGATATGGTAATATAAACGAGCGGAGGCACCAACTGCATGAAGTTATTCGACTATCGGGAATGAATCTTGTAATCAATGACATGGACATGCCATTGATAATAAAAGTGGCCTCAATACCGAAAGAAAGAATCCAAGTGTATTTTATTGATAATGAGGAATACTTCAAAAGGAAAGCAACCTTTGCTGATGTTGATGGGAATTTCTTTGAGGATAATGATCAAAGGGCAATTTTCTTTGCCAAGGGTGTTGTTGAAACTGTGAAAAAATTAAATTGGTCTCCAGACATTATTCATGTACATGGTTGGATGGCTTCTCTCTTGCCTTTATATTTAAAGAAGTATTACGCTGACGAACCATTATTTGGTGACAGCAAAATTGTCACTTCAGTTTACGGTCAGGGTTTTGAGGGAGAACTCGATAAGGGTATGGTCAAAAAAATAGCTTTTGACGGTGTTCCTGAAGAGAGTATAAGTGTACTGAACACTCCTAACTATAATAATTTGTTAAAAGTAGCGGTAGATTTTTCTGATGCTGTTATTTTAGCGGCGGAAGAAATTCCAGAAGAATTAGAAAACCATATATCCAACCTAGAGAAACCCGTGTTGTCTTATGTTCCTTTACAAGGTTTTGAAGAAGCATATGTCAATTTTTATAACACTGAAGTTTTAAAATAA
- a CDS encoding lysylphosphatidylglycerol synthase transmembrane domain-containing protein has protein sequence MTKKLKKILKTILPIALGVFLVWYLYNSTTPEQRQEILGYITQADPLWISLSIAIGILSHISRAIRWNYLLEPLGYSPKLSNNVLIILTAYLANLGIPRSGEFLRATALATYEDVPFEKGFGTIVTERVVDVIMLLIIIFVALLLQTELIIGFIKSSGIGLFGGIIVLIISILGLFLTIRLIKKSSSKFALKLKGFLKNLLEGILSIFKMKRKWAFIFHTFLIWACYIAMFWVIKYTVLETADLSLGALLVAFVGGAIAMTTTNGGFIAYPAFVSKSLEIFGVSIVSGNAFGWIMWIAQTLMVIVFGAISFLLLPLLNRNR, from the coding sequence TTGACAAAAAAATTAAAAAAAATCCTAAAAACCATACTCCCAATCGCCTTGGGAGTTTTTTTGGTTTGGTACCTTTATAATTCCACAACTCCTGAACAGCGACAAGAAATATTAGGTTATATCACCCAAGCAGACCCACTTTGGATTAGTTTATCAATCGCAATAGGAATCTTAAGTCATATTTCAAGAGCCATTCGTTGGAACTACCTCCTAGAACCTCTTGGCTATTCCCCTAAATTAAGTAATAACGTATTGATTATCCTTACTGCGTATCTTGCAAATTTGGGAATCCCAAGATCCGGTGAATTTTTAAGGGCCACCGCACTGGCCACCTATGAAGATGTGCCTTTTGAAAAGGGATTCGGTACTATAGTAACAGAAAGAGTAGTCGATGTGATAATGCTACTCATCATCATATTTGTAGCCTTACTTTTACAGACCGAGCTAATTATCGGATTCATAAAATCCAGTGGAATAGGGCTTTTTGGGGGCATCATCGTTTTAATCATAAGCATATTGGGTTTATTTCTTACGATACGATTAATAAAAAAATCATCATCAAAATTCGCTCTAAAGCTAAAAGGCTTTCTTAAGAATTTATTGGAAGGTATTCTCAGTATTTTTAAAATGAAACGTAAGTGGGCGTTTATCTTTCACACTTTCCTTATTTGGGCGTGTTATATTGCCATGTTCTGGGTAATTAAATATACGGTTCTAGAAACTGCGGATTTATCCTTGGGTGCTCTTTTGGTTGCCTTTGTGGGCGGTGCCATTGCAATGACCACAACGAACGGTGGATTTATCGCTTACCCCGCCTTTGTTAGTAAATCGCTTGAGATTTTTGGAGTAAGTATAGTATCAGGTAATGCGTTCGGCTGGATTATGTGGATTGCACAAACCCTTATGGTCATTGTTTTCGGGGCAATATCTTTTCTATTATTACCGTTATTGAACAGAAACCGGTAA
- a CDS encoding NADP(H)-dependent aldo-keto reductase encodes MIYTKLPHSDIEVSKICLGTMTWGSQNTEAEGHEQMDYALDQGVNFFDTAELYSIPPHPDRHSNTEKIIGTWFKKTRNREKVVLASKIAGKAEFTKFIRTTGYNKHSIIEAVDASLKRLQTDYIDLYQLHWPERSTNYFGHRGYKHDITDHWEDNIHQVLETLRELIQEGKIRHVGISNETPWGTMRFLEESKVHASLPRAITIQNPYNLLNRLFEVGLSEIAIREHIGLLAYSPMGFGVLSGKYLGGKSPEKARITLFPNYGRYTSEMAIKATQKYYDLAQENGISSAQMALAFVNSRPFVTSNIIGATTMEQLKENIDSINVDLSDEVLKEINAIHNQIPNPAP; translated from the coding sequence ATGATTTATACTAAATTACCACATAGCGATATTGAAGTGAGTAAGATCTGTTTGGGAACCATGACGTGGGGCAGTCAGAATACAGAAGCCGAAGGTCATGAACAAATGGATTATGCGCTAGATCAGGGAGTCAATTTTTTTGATACTGCCGAATTGTATTCCATTCCACCACATCCGGATCGTCATTCAAATACTGAGAAAATAATAGGAACATGGTTTAAGAAAACCAGGAATAGAGAGAAGGTTGTTTTAGCCTCTAAAATAGCGGGAAAAGCAGAATTCACCAAGTTTATTCGTACCACAGGATATAACAAGCATTCTATAATCGAAGCAGTTGACGCTAGTCTTAAAAGACTTCAGACAGATTATATAGATTTATACCAACTACATTGGCCTGAACGTTCTACCAATTATTTTGGACATAGGGGATATAAACATGATATCACCGATCATTGGGAAGATAACATACATCAGGTTCTTGAAACTTTGAGAGAACTGATCCAAGAGGGTAAAATAAGACATGTAGGTATTTCAAATGAAACCCCCTGGGGAACAATGCGTTTTTTGGAAGAAAGTAAGGTTCATGCGAGTCTTCCTAGAGCTATTACCATTCAAAATCCATATAACCTTTTAAATCGTTTGTTTGAAGTTGGACTGAGTGAAATAGCTATACGGGAACATATTGGTCTTTTAGCATACTCTCCTATGGGGTTTGGGGTGTTAAGCGGTAAGTATTTGGGAGGTAAATCACCCGAAAAAGCGAGAATTACTTTGTTTCCCAATTATGGAAGATATACTAGTGAAATGGCAATAAAGGCCACACAAAAATATTATGACCTTGCGCAAGAAAATGGTATTTCTTCAGCTCAGATGGCATTGGCTTTTGTGAATTCAAGACCTTTTGTAACTAGTAACATTATCGGAGCTACAACTATGGAGCAACTAAAGGAGAACATTGATAGTATAAATGTTGATTTGAGTGATGAGGTTTTAAAAGAGATTAATGCCATTCATAATCAAATCCCTAATCCTGCACCTTAA
- the radA gene encoding DNA repair protein RadA — protein sequence MAKTKTAFFCQNCGSQYAKWVGQCSACKEWNTVVEEVIQKEEKTGWKTPSNTSKKIAKPLRVKEISTEKELRLNAYDLEFNRVLGGGLVPGSLVLLGGEPGVGKSTLILQIALKLPYKTLYVSGEESQKQIKMRADRIQPNSENCYILTETKTQNIFQQIEATEPDIVVIDSIQTLHSDYIESAAGSISQIRECTAELIKFAKETNTPVILIGHITKDGSIAGPKILEHMVDTVLQFEGDRNYVYRILRALKNRFGSTAELGIYEMQGNGLREVNNPSEILISKNDEGLSGTAIASTVEGMRPLMIEIQALVSTAVYGTPQRSTTGYNAKRLNMLLAVLEKRAGFKLGAKDVFLNITGGISVDDPAIDLAVISAILSSNEDIPIEKGVCFAAEVGLAGEIRPVQRVEQRIMEAEKLGFNTIYVSKNNKISLKNPKISITLVARIEDIVNELFG from the coding sequence ATGGCCAAGACCAAAACTGCATTTTTCTGTCAAAATTGTGGCTCCCAATATGCTAAATGGGTGGGGCAATGTTCCGCTTGCAAAGAATGGAACACAGTCGTAGAAGAAGTAATTCAAAAAGAAGAAAAAACAGGTTGGAAAACCCCTTCGAATACTTCAAAAAAAATTGCAAAACCTTTACGTGTCAAGGAAATAAGCACCGAAAAAGAACTTCGGTTAAACGCCTATGACCTTGAATTCAATAGAGTCTTGGGTGGCGGACTCGTTCCTGGCTCATTGGTTCTGTTGGGCGGTGAGCCTGGTGTGGGCAAAAGTACTTTAATCCTTCAAATTGCCCTAAAGCTTCCGTATAAGACATTGTATGTTTCTGGTGAGGAAAGCCAAAAACAAATAAAAATGCGGGCGGATCGCATTCAACCAAATAGTGAGAATTGCTATATTCTTACTGAAACAAAAACACAGAATATTTTTCAGCAAATCGAGGCTACTGAGCCAGATATCGTGGTAATAGATTCGATCCAGACCCTGCATTCCGACTATATTGAATCTGCCGCCGGAAGCATTTCGCAAATAAGGGAGTGTACCGCTGAGCTTATCAAATTTGCAAAGGAAACCAATACCCCGGTCATTCTAATAGGACATATAACCAAAGATGGATCTATCGCCGGACCCAAAATCTTGGAACATATGGTTGATACAGTGCTTCAATTTGAAGGTGACCGCAATTATGTATACCGAATTCTTCGAGCTTTAAAAAACAGATTTGGTTCAACAGCAGAACTTGGTATTTATGAAATGCAAGGGAATGGTCTGCGTGAGGTTAACAACCCTTCCGAAATACTTATTTCAAAAAACGACGAAGGCCTAAGTGGAACTGCGATCGCGTCAACTGTTGAAGGTATGCGCCCATTAATGATTGAAATACAGGCTTTGGTAAGTACAGCGGTTTATGGTACTCCTCAGCGTTCAACCACAGGCTACAATGCCAAAAGATTAAATATGCTCCTGGCCGTTTTGGAAAAAAGAGCAGGATTCAAATTGGGGGCAAAAGACGTTTTTCTGAACATTACAGGGGGTATTTCGGTTGATGACCCTGCGATTGATTTAGCGGTTATTTCAGCAATTCTTTCAAGCAATGAGGACATTCCTATAGAAAAAGGAGTTTGTTTTGCCGCCGAAGTTGGTCTTGCCGGTGAGATTAGACCTGTGCAACGTGTTGAACAGCGTATCATGGAAGCCGAAAAATTAGGGTTCAATACAATATATGTATCCAAAAACAACAAAATCAGTTTAAAAAATCCCAAAATAAGTATCACGCTTGTCGCAAGAATCGAGGATATAGTAAACGAGTTGTTCGGTTAA
- a CDS encoding DUF3575 domain-containing protein, which translates to MKNYLAFALIFVLFSFTINAQEIKEDDFDKHELKINASNLIAFQFLDFSYETLLNEESSLGLGVLVNVGDDNFLDEYRTFSLTPYYRQYFSRKYAKGFFVEGFGMLNSGKEEYYVYDEINGVDYINDDKYTDFALGISVGGKFVTNRGFVAEIYGGIGRNLIGANQYFSEIVGRGGISIGYRF; encoded by the coding sequence ATGAAAAATTATTTAGCATTCGCCCTAATTTTTGTATTGTTTTCTTTTACAATAAATGCCCAAGAGATAAAGGAAGATGATTTTGACAAACATGAACTCAAAATAAATGCATCGAACCTTATTGCTTTTCAGTTCTTGGATTTTTCCTATGAAACTTTGTTGAATGAAGAATCTTCTTTGGGCCTTGGTGTTTTGGTAAATGTAGGGGACGATAATTTTTTAGATGAATACCGCACCTTTTCCTTAACTCCATATTACCGGCAATATTTCTCTAGAAAATATGCGAAAGGATTTTTTGTTGAAGGATTTGGAATGTTGAATTCGGGCAAGGAAGAGTATTATGTTTACGATGAAATCAATGGGGTAGACTATATAAACGATGATAAATACACTGATTTTGCCCTAGGTATATCAGTAGGCGGCAAGTTCGTGACAAACAGGGGATTTGTTGCTGAAATATATGGGGGCATTGGGCGGAATCTGATAGGCGCAAATCAATATTTTTCCGAAATAGTAGGCCGTGGTGGTATCTCTATTGGTTATCGCTTTTAA
- a CDS encoding exodeoxyribonuclease III: MKIVSYNVNGIRAAINKGFLDWLKATDPDVICLQEIKAMKEQLDLSLFEEAGYANNYWYSAQKKGYSGVAILSKKQPDHVEYGTGIDYMDFEGRNLRADFDGVSIMSLYLPSGTNMDRLEFKLKYMAEFQRYVDDLRKAHPNLIILGDYNICHEAIDIHDPVRNKKVSGFLPVEREWIGSFIESGFIDSFRHLNKEPHNYTWWSYRANARNNNKGWRLDYGMVSEPLENRLKRSVILSDARHSDHCPILVELG; this comes from the coding sequence GTGAAAATAGTATCATACAACGTAAATGGCATTCGCGCCGCAATCAACAAAGGTTTTTTGGATTGGTTGAAGGCAACTGACCCCGATGTAATATGCCTACAAGAAATAAAAGCAATGAAAGAACAATTAGATCTTTCTTTGTTCGAAGAAGCAGGTTACGCAAATAATTATTGGTACAGTGCTCAAAAAAAGGGCTATAGCGGAGTAGCAATATTGTCAAAAAAACAACCTGACCATGTTGAATACGGTACTGGGATTGATTATATGGATTTTGAAGGGAGAAACCTTCGTGCCGATTTTGATGGGGTATCCATCATGAGCCTGTACCTACCTTCTGGCACTAATATGGATCGATTGGAGTTTAAACTAAAATATATGGCTGAATTTCAACGGTATGTTGATGATTTAAGAAAGGCACATCCAAATTTGATTATTCTCGGAGATTATAATATTTGTCATGAAGCAATAGATATACATGATCCTGTAAGAAACAAAAAAGTATCTGGGTTTTTACCAGTAGAACGAGAATGGATAGGTAGTTTTATTGAAAGCGGTTTCATTGACAGTTTTAGACATTTAAATAAGGAACCCCATAATTATACATGGTGGAGTTACCGGGCCAATGCCAGAAACAACAACAAGGGCTGGCGTTTGGATTATGGTATGGTAAGTGAGCCTCTTGAAAATAGACTAAAGCGTTCTGTGATCCTATCAGATGCCAGGCATAGTGACCATTGTCCTATTTTGGTTGAATTGGGTTAG
- the panD gene encoding aspartate 1-decarboxylase produces MLIEVVKSKIHRVKVTGADLDYIGSITIDEDLMDAANIIQGEKVQIVNNNNGERLETYAIPGPRGSGEITLNGAASRRVAVGDVLILITYARMDIEEAKKFNPSLVFPNEETNLLN; encoded by the coding sequence ATGCTAATAGAAGTTGTAAAATCTAAAATTCACCGAGTAAAAGTTACTGGAGCCGATCTTGATTATATTGGTAGCATAACCATAGATGAGGATTTAATGGATGCGGCAAACATTATCCAAGGTGAAAAAGTTCAGATTGTTAACAACAACAATGGCGAACGATTAGAAACATACGCAATCCCAGGACCAAGAGGTAGTGGGGAAATCACATTAAACGGAGCTGCCTCTAGAAGAGTGGCTGTTGGTGATGTCCTGATTTTAATTACCTATGCCCGAATGGATATTGAGGAAGCTAAAAAATTCAACCCTTCATTGGTTTTCCCTAACGAGGAAACCAATTTGTTAAACTGA
- the panC gene encoding pantoate--beta-alanine ligase has protein sequence MLLIKTRKLLIEHLSTCKTSESLGLVPTMGALHIGHGALVNRAVRENDVVVVSIFVNPTQFNNPNDLEKYPQTLKSDMAILRKISKNIIVFAPSVREMYSSDVKAINYDFGGLEHVMEGAFRSGHFDGVGTIVESLLTLVKPDNAYFGEKDFQQLQVIKKLTEIRQIPVKIIGCPIVREPNGLAFSSRNERLSKTIRNEAAFIYKTLKSAKIKFGTESAKNIKDWVTNQFSQHPDLELEYIEITKTKTLKSIVRKQKNKKYRAFIAVYAEGVRLIDNIALN, from the coding sequence ATGTTGTTGATCAAAACCAGAAAACTTTTAATTGAACATCTTTCTACTTGCAAAACAAGTGAAAGCCTTGGGCTGGTACCAACAATGGGGGCCCTGCACATTGGTCATGGAGCCTTGGTTAATAGGGCGGTTCGGGAAAATGACGTCGTTGTCGTCAGTATTTTCGTTAACCCCACACAATTCAATAATCCCAATGATTTAGAAAAATATCCTCAGACTTTAAAGTCTGACATGGCCATTCTGAGAAAAATCTCAAAAAATATAATTGTTTTTGCCCCTAGCGTTCGGGAAATGTATTCCTCAGATGTTAAAGCTATTAATTATGATTTTGGCGGATTGGAACATGTCATGGAAGGAGCTTTTAGATCTGGACATTTTGACGGTGTAGGTACAATTGTAGAATCTCTTTTGACACTTGTTAAACCTGACAACGCTTATTTTGGTGAGAAAGATTTTCAACAACTGCAAGTAATCAAAAAGCTTACTGAAATTCGTCAAATTCCTGTAAAGATCATAGGTTGTCCCATAGTTCGTGAACCAAACGGATTGGCATTCAGTTCAAGAAACGAAAGGTTATCAAAAACCATAAGAAATGAAGCGGCATTTATCTATAAAACCCTTAAGTCTGCCAAAATAAAATTTGGCACGGAAAGTGCTAAGAATATAAAGGATTGGGTAACAAATCAATTTAGCCAACACCCAGATCTGGAGTTGGAATATATTGAGATTACCAAGACCAAAACATTAAAGTCAATTGTTAGAAAACAAAAAAATAAAAAATATAGGGCCTTTATTGCCGTTTATGCAGAAGGCGTACGACTAATAGATAATATAGCCCTTAATTAA
- a CDS encoding alpha/beta hydrolase yields MQRFLILFAFLFCFGLNAQITKEIFESFKLQERRDVSYYFPEEYDKEKKHPLIVVLDADYLFEQVVATAKFYSNFHGMPESIIVGIHQSEDSIRFDDCAFDEDTGLPSEKGGKFFEFLGMEIIPYLDLTYNTAPFKMVVGYDITANFQNYWLLKDNPIFDAYINISPSLAPDMEKHVPTRLEAINQQIFYQLIVEGEKSKNTSKIKAMNNAIKVIDKESLHYFYDEYQNADHISIVTYGIGKAFDNVFGMFKPISPKEYKTQILTSDEPVFNYLENKYKTIENLFGIKKPVDLNDVMAIYAGTRKKEDVESLKPLSDLCKAEFPGTMLGFYFEGEYYEQLGEPKKALRTFEKAFGMDEIDFLTKEMALEKIDALKADFGY; encoded by the coding sequence ATGCAACGTTTTCTTATTCTTTTTGCCTTTCTTTTTTGCTTTGGTCTAAATGCACAAATTACGAAAGAGATTTTCGAATCCTTTAAACTTCAGGAAAGAAGAGACGTAAGTTATTATTTCCCTGAGGAGTATGATAAAGAAAAAAAACATCCCCTTATTGTTGTGCTGGATGCCGATTATTTGTTTGAACAAGTGGTAGCAACAGCCAAGTTTTATAGCAATTTTCACGGAATGCCAGAATCAATAATCGTAGGTATTCACCAAAGTGAGGATAGTATTCGTTTTGACGATTGCGCATTTGATGAAGATACTGGTTTGCCCTCCGAAAAAGGTGGAAAATTTTTTGAGTTTCTCGGCATGGAGATTATTCCCTATCTTGATTTGACGTACAACACAGCACCCTTTAAAATGGTGGTTGGCTATGACATTACAGCCAATTTTCAAAACTATTGGCTTTTAAAGGACAATCCTATCTTTGATGCTTACATAAACATATCTCCTTCATTGGCACCCGATATGGAAAAACACGTTCCCACCAGACTGGAAGCTATTAATCAACAGATATTCTATCAATTAATCGTTGAAGGGGAAAAGAGTAAGAACACATCAAAAATCAAGGCAATGAACAATGCCATTAAAGTCATTGACAAAGAATCATTGCATTACTTTTATGATGAATACCAAAATGCCGATCACATATCAATTGTGACATATGGTATTGGAAAAGCTTTCGATAATGTATTTGGCATGTTCAAACCAATTAGCCCAAAAGAATACAAAACCCAGATTTTAACTTCCGATGAACCTGTTTTCAACTATTTGGAGAACAAATACAAAACCATAGAAAACCTATTTGGAATTAAGAAACCCGTTGATCTTAATGATGTTATGGCAATCTATGCCGGCACCCGAAAAAAAGAAGACGTGGAATCTTTGAAACCTTTGTCTGACTTGTGCAAGGCCGAATTTCCAGGAACCATGCTTGGTTTTTATTTTGAAGGAGAATATTATGAGCAACTGGGAGAGCCTAAGAAAGCACTAAGAACTTTCGAAAAAGCCTTTGGAATGGACGAGATAGACTTTCTAACCAAAGAAATGGCCCTTGAAAAAATTGATGCTTTAAAAGCTGACTTTGGGTACTAA
- a CDS encoding FG-GAP repeat domain-containing protein, with translation MKKNHIFFFIYAFPPLFLLFFFLNKEIELEPGNQYHSTNSSGKDLAMRYCQMCHIYPDPSLLDKETWTKDVLPNMGMRLGIKHKGQDPYKTLSAIDKKITKELNIYPDTPLISKTDWESIVEYYNKEAPKKLPSVNTAVKIDNVEMPFKPHFLNVGEAKLPKVSLLKFNDQTSELFVGDYQKLYAIKWNGDITGNWIINSPATHMEFRTNLPPLVSTIGNFGPSDQKKGILSNLYLSENKNILDVHFSNLKRPVYFASADLNMDNNLDLIVCNFGNYNGKLSWYENFDQSKEHVLTNQPGARRVEIKDMNGDQKPDIVVLMAQAYEQLVIYYNKGNGIFEREKVLEFPPTHGVSYFEMADFNGDGFEDVLISNGDNWDFSKIEKPYHGLRIFLNDKKNNFSSAFFYPMFGCSKAMARDFDNDGDLDIVASSFYTDLKDPKKSFVYLTNNGHLDFTASYLPEAAYGKWMTMEVGDINNDGFLDVMLGSFLMNFTEMGKVFASTGSNTFPQVLLLTQSAN, from the coding sequence ATGAAGAAAAACCACATTTTCTTTTTTATTTATGCGTTCCCTCCTCTTTTCCTCCTTTTTTTCTTTCTTAATAAAGAAATAGAATTAGAACCCGGGAATCAATATCACAGTACCAATTCATCTGGTAAAGATTTGGCAATGCGTTATTGCCAAATGTGCCATATTTATCCGGACCCCAGCCTACTTGATAAAGAAACATGGACCAAAGATGTCTTACCCAATATGGGCATGCGGTTAGGGATTAAACACAAAGGGCAAGATCCGTATAAAACATTGAGTGCCATTGACAAAAAAATCACTAAGGAACTGAACATATACCCAGATACTCCTTTAATTTCTAAAACTGATTGGGAAAGTATTGTTGAATACTATAACAAAGAAGCACCTAAGAAATTGCCCTCTGTCAATACAGCAGTTAAAATTGATAATGTTGAAATGCCGTTTAAGCCTCATTTTTTAAATGTAGGTGAAGCAAAACTACCTAAGGTGTCATTGTTAAAATTTAATGATCAGACTTCGGAGTTATTCGTTGGGGACTATCAAAAACTTTATGCCATAAAGTGGAATGGTGACATAACCGGAAATTGGATAATCAATAGCCCCGCTACACATATGGAGTTTAGGACTAATTTGCCCCCCTTGGTTTCGACTATTGGAAATTTTGGACCTTCTGATCAGAAAAAAGGAATCCTATCAAACCTTTACTTAAGCGAAAACAAAAATATTCTTGATGTACATTTTTCCAATTTGAAAAGACCCGTTTATTTTGCTTCCGCTGATCTTAATATGGATAACAATTTGGATCTTATTGTATGCAATTTTGGGAATTATAATGGAAAATTATCATGGTATGAAAATTTTGACCAATCCAAAGAACATGTCCTAACCAACCAACCAGGTGCTCGGAGGGTTGAAATAAAAGACATGAATGGTGATCAAAAACCAGATATTGTTGTACTCATGGCCCAGGCCTATGAACAGCTCGTTATTTATTATAATAAAGGCAACGGTATTTTTGAACGGGAAAAAGTATTGGAATTTCCGCCAACCCATGGTGTTAGTTATTTTGAAATGGCAGATTTCAATGGTGATGGTTTTGAAGACGTTTTGATTTCCAATGGGGATAATTGGGATTTTTCCAAAATTGAAAAACCTTACCATGGTCTAAGAATATTTTTAAATGATAAAAAGAATAATTTTAGCAGCGCATTTTTCTATCCCATGTTTGGGTGTAGTAAAGCTATGGCCCGCGATTTTGACAATGATGGCGACTTGGATATAGTAGCCTCTTCTTTTTATACCGATTTAAAAGACCCGAAGAAGAGTTTTGTATATCTTACAAACAATGGACATTTGGATTTTACGGCGTCCTATCTTCCTGAAGCAGCATATGGTAAATGGATGACCATGGAAGTTGGGGATATTAATAACGACGGTTTTTTAGATGTTATGTTAGGGTCTTTTCTTATGAATTTCACTGAAATGGGAAAAGTTTTTGCCAGTACCGGATCCAATACATTTCCGCAGGTGCTCCTACTTACCCAATCTGCCAATTAG